A single window of Hyphomicrobiales bacterium DNA harbors:
- a CDS encoding DNA-binding transcriptional LysR family regulator, translating into MEKPKDDSGIGLRRAEIFREIVRSGSTRRASKALKITQSAVSQQLKLFEELVGEKLFVRDRRGLIPTTRAIDIYNRIDRYFETLGHIEREILDSFGSAQNSLSISAPHFVCLSMLPKLVAELEQTHPSLEFYIRAQSYDQIAQHVLTGEADIGISRLPLDERFFEWRTISISKTICLMRAGHPLASKELITAEDVSAESLITLDREFSSNLLGLNAFTHKGRYPNVRVRTDAIGFAAAFAAHGSGITLMNEFIARQCGMFDLKIVPLHPAITYEHVVFWRRGSDKVMRQPALIDSVVEFARKQASAPARD; encoded by the coding sequence ATGGAAAAGCCGAAGGACGATAGTGGCATCGGGCTCAGGCGCGCCGAGATCTTCCGGGAAATCGTACGCTCGGGTTCAACCCGTCGCGCATCGAAAGCGCTTAAGATCACCCAGTCCGCAGTCAGTCAGCAGTTGAAACTATTCGAGGAACTGGTTGGAGAAAAACTCTTTGTAAGGGATCGACGGGGCCTGATCCCGACGACCCGCGCCATCGACATCTACAACAGGATAGATCGTTATTTCGAGACGCTCGGCCATATCGAGCGCGAGATCCTCGACTCCTTCGGTTCAGCGCAGAACAGCTTGAGCATCTCGGCGCCGCATTTCGTCTGCCTCTCCATGCTCCCCAAGCTCGTGGCCGAGTTGGAACAAACGCATCCGTCGCTGGAATTCTATATCAGGGCCCAAAGCTATGATCAGATTGCCCAGCATGTGCTGACCGGCGAGGCCGATATCGGCATCTCCCGGTTGCCGCTCGACGAACGGTTCTTCGAATGGAGGACCATATCCATCAGCAAGACCATCTGCCTGATGCGGGCCGGACATCCCCTCGCGAGCAAGGAACTGATCACGGCTGAGGATGTCTCTGCAGAAAGCCTGATCACTCTCGATCGTGAATTCTCATCCAATCTGCTGGGATTGAATGCCTTTACCCACAAGGGGCGCTATCCGAACGTCAGAGTGCGCACGGATGCCATCGGCTTTGCCGCCGCATTTGCCGCCCACGGGTCCGGTATCACCCTGATGAACGAATTCATCGCAAGACAATGCGGCATGTTCGATCTCAAGATCGTTCCGCTCCATCCCGCCATAACCTATGAACACGTGGTGTTCTGGCGGCGCGGCAGCGACAAGGTGATGCGGCAGCCAGCCTTGATCGATTCCGTCGTCGAGTTCGCGAGAAAGCAAGCGTCCGCCCCCGCACGGGATTAG
- the gsiA gene encoding Glutathione import ATP-binding protein GsiA has translation MTADNDKAPLLDVRDLSLVYRGTSQSMPIVRDVTFLLKRGEVLGIIGESGAGKSSIGNAVIGLLAPGIEQTGGTIRMNGTALEAINGKERRALRGRAIASIFQDPSSSLDPLMTVGAQLDETISALSPELSRSDVRKRAIQLLERVGIPDPSRRYHSYPHQLSGGQRQRIVIATALAGSPYLIVADEPTSALDATVQKQILQVLKGLVAENGLSILLITHDMGVIAEIADRVVVMKDGAVIEQGATASLLQTPRDPYTRKLLAAVPKLRSVSVDTTSQGVVDREAILAVENLSKTFGGRSILDFFGAEKPSFALRDIGLRLPRAGVLGIVGESGSGKSTIGRILAGLETGTADRVELDGRACDISHRNGPGSLLGQVQMIFQDPSSALNPRLTVAQALIECGRATAQAGHDTGHLHVRARVIETIERLGLQRIHLDRYPHQLSGGQKQRVCIARALLARPKIVIADEPTSALDVSVQAEILSLLKETVSENRLSMIFISHDLAVVQDICDDVCVMRNGRIEDYGSSEFIFGQSANPYTRHLIEARPKILAQ, from the coding sequence ATGACGGCGGACAACGACAAGGCACCTCTGCTCGATGTTCGCGACCTATCGCTTGTCTATCGGGGAACATCCCAATCAATGCCGATTGTTCGCGACGTGACCTTCTTGCTGAAACGTGGCGAGGTGCTCGGCATCATCGGCGAATCGGGAGCTGGCAAATCCTCGATCGGGAACGCCGTGATCGGTCTTCTGGCGCCGGGCATCGAGCAGACCGGCGGCACCATCCGGATGAACGGAACCGCACTCGAGGCCATCAATGGCAAGGAAAGACGTGCGCTCAGGGGCCGGGCGATCGCCAGCATCTTCCAGGATCCCTCATCCTCCCTCGACCCTCTTATGACGGTCGGGGCTCAACTTGATGAAACGATTTCCGCCCTGTCGCCCGAACTTTCCCGTTCCGACGTGCGAAAGCGCGCTATCCAACTTCTCGAACGGGTCGGCATCCCGGACCCGTCACGGCGCTACCACAGCTATCCCCATCAATTGTCGGGTGGACAACGGCAGCGCATCGTCATCGCCACGGCGCTGGCCGGCTCTCCCTACCTCATCGTGGCCGATGAGCCCACATCGGCGCTCGATGCCACCGTCCAAAAGCAGATCCTGCAAGTCCTGAAGGGGCTGGTTGCGGAAAATGGCCTTTCCATCCTCCTCATAACCCATGACATGGGCGTCATCGCGGAGATCGCCGACCGGGTGGTGGTCATGAAGGATGGCGCGGTCATCGAACAGGGCGCGACTGCTTCGCTGTTACAGACCCCACGAGACCCTTACACGCGCAAGCTTCTGGCGGCAGTGCCGAAGCTGCGCTCCGTATCTGTCGATACTACGTCTCAAGGCGTGGTCGACCGCGAAGCGATACTTGCCGTCGAAAACCTGTCGAAGACATTCGGCGGAAGGAGCATCCTCGATTTTTTTGGCGCCGAGAAACCCAGCTTTGCGCTGCGGGATATCGGGCTTCGGCTGCCCCGCGCCGGCGTTCTCGGCATCGTGGGCGAAAGCGGCAGCGGCAAATCGACGATCGGCCGCATACTGGCTGGCCTTGAAACGGGCACGGCGGACAGGGTCGAGCTTGACGGAAGGGCATGCGACATAAGCCATCGCAACGGGCCCGGCAGCCTGCTTGGTCAGGTTCAGATGATCTTTCAGGATCCTTCGTCAGCACTGAACCCGCGGCTCACCGTGGCACAGGCGTTGATCGAATGCGGGCGGGCGACCGCGCAAGCGGGGCACGATACCGGCCATTTGCATGTTCGCGCCCGCGTCATCGAGACGATCGAAAGGCTGGGTCTGCAGCGAATCCATCTCGACCGCTACCCACATCAGCTTTCCGGCGGCCAGAAGCAGCGCGTGTGCATTGCCCGTGCGCTGCTGGCCCGGCCGAAGATCGTGATCGCAGACGAACCGACCTCGGCCCTCGACGTATCCGTACAGGCGGAAATCCTGTCGCTGCTCAAGGAGACGGTTTCGGAAAACCGCCTCTCGATGATCTTCATCTCCCACGATCTCGCCGTCGTCCAGGACATTTGCGATGACGTCTGCGTAATGCGGAACGGCAGGATCGAGGATTACGGCTCGTCCGAATTCATCTTCGGCCAATCCGCCAACCCCTACACCCGGCATCTAATCGAGGCGCGCCCGAAAATCCTCGCCCAGTAA
- a CDS encoding Peptide/nickel transport system permease protein, with the protein MELINAMTRAPRRLRPALTLPNVVLALFVLAALAAPLVAPQNPYDLLQILGWEASSPPGTMSGNGYRYWLGTDGLGRDIASCILFGLRISLVVSVVSAAVAAAVGLTLGVAAAYFGGWVDAVIMRVVDLQLSLPTMLVALIAIVTLGPGVDRIILALIIVQWATYARVVRSVALSEAGKPYIDAVRTMPLSRGRIILRHLLPNSIAPAITLLPIEIGHAVALEATLSFLGLGVPMDQPSLGSTVANGFQYLLTGQYWISLFPGIALFTLIAAINFSGEDIRRLWDPRSRTL; encoded by the coding sequence ATGGAGCTCATCAACGCCATGACACGCGCGCCACGCCGCTTACGGCCGGCATTGACGCTGCCCAATGTAGTCCTCGCGCTGTTCGTGCTGGCGGCGCTTGCCGCGCCCCTCGTGGCGCCGCAGAACCCTTATGACCTTCTCCAGATCCTTGGCTGGGAAGCCTCCTCCCCGCCCGGCACGATGAGCGGCAACGGCTATCGCTATTGGCTCGGCACGGACGGGCTTGGACGCGATATCGCAAGCTGCATCCTCTTCGGGCTGCGCATCAGCCTCGTGGTCTCCGTCGTCAGCGCCGCGGTTGCGGCAGCCGTCGGGCTGACGCTCGGCGTCGCCGCCGCCTATTTCGGCGGTTGGGTCGATGCGGTGATCATGCGGGTCGTCGATCTGCAGCTCAGCCTGCCGACCATGCTGGTGGCGCTCATCGCAATCGTAACCTTGGGTCCCGGCGTCGATCGGATCATCCTGGCGCTGATCATCGTGCAATGGGCAACCTATGCGCGGGTGGTCCGCAGCGTAGCGCTGAGCGAGGCGGGAAAACCCTATATCGATGCGGTGCGCACCATGCCGCTGTCACGTGGGCGGATCATCCTGCGCCACCTCCTGCCGAACAGCATCGCGCCGGCCATCACGCTGCTGCCGATCGAGATCGGGCACGCGGTGGCACTCGAGGCCACATTGTCCTTCCTCGGGCTTGGCGTTCCGATGGATCAGCCTTCGCTCGGCTCCACTGTGGCGAACGGCTTCCAGTACCTGTTGACCGGCCAGTATTGGATCAGCCTATTTCCAGGAATTGCCCTGTTCACGCTGATCGCCGCCATCAATTTCTCCGGCGAGGACATCCGCCGGCTATGGGATCCACGGAGCAGAACGCTATGA
- a CDS encoding hypothetical protein (Evidence 5 : Unknown function), whose product MDFILVPLFIAPDRLEFEPEPLPLRVKKPDLNNSKIPGNPSIY is encoded by the coding sequence GTGGACTTCATCCTCGTTCCCCTTTTTATCGCTCCGGATCGCCTGGAATTCGAACCGGAACCGCTTCCTTTGAGAGTCAAGAAACCTGACCTCAACAATTCAAAAATTCCTGGCAATCCGTCAATTTATTAA
- a CDS encoding Peptide/nickel transport system substrate-binding protein, with protein sequence MKSTTRFRAGSLSVASVLIALFTADLAPVAAQDLRIATSYKLMTLDPHFSTLNENSSLLSHVFERLVYQDEKLVLQPGLATSWNRVSDTRWEFKLRDNVRFHDGSAFTADDVVYTIERIRSFLKPPSGGFQAYTKGIASISAPDPTTVVIETVGSQPTLPLALSAIFIMPRGSDGFATTERLNAGTSLIGTGPYKFKAWRSGETLDLTRNDDYWGTRPTWSNVSFRIVESPAARVAALAAGDVDIADFVPARDVETLKQRGAKVESVPAARLNFFQFELGKKDVPGVTDKSDKAIPNPFRDARVRRALAMAVDRGVIVDKILSGYGTAAAQFFPNGLAGTSANLTPQPARYEEAKALLVEAGFPNGFKVALNGPAGRYPGDGESLQAVAQSWARIGVTARPTGVPFSVFNTKRAAGEYSIWYGGCSGEAVDVCLEAVLKSPDSATGAGALNFGQYRNPAYDERLDKARTVDAGPERDKALADLTDFVMSDEPIIPLYHFHHISGYGPRVNAYLMHPRGWTTAMQAKPAAN encoded by the coding sequence ATGAAGTCCACGACGCGTTTTCGCGCCGGCAGCCTGTCGGTAGCTTCGGTATTAATTGCACTGTTCACTGCGGATCTGGCACCCGTTGCAGCGCAGGACTTGCGCATTGCGACGTCCTACAAGCTGATGACGCTCGATCCGCATTTCTCCACCCTTAACGAAAACTCCTCTCTGCTGTCCCACGTCTTCGAGCGCCTCGTCTATCAAGATGAAAAACTGGTCCTGCAGCCTGGACTTGCCACGTCCTGGAACCGCGTTTCCGATACGCGCTGGGAATTCAAGCTTCGCGACAACGTCCGTTTTCACGATGGCTCGGCCTTCACCGCCGATGATGTCGTCTACACGATCGAACGCATTCGCAGCTTCCTGAAGCCGCCAAGCGGCGGGTTTCAGGCTTATACCAAGGGCATAGCCTCGATCTCCGCCCCGGACCCGACAACCGTCGTCATCGAGACGGTAGGCAGTCAGCCGACACTGCCGCTCGCGCTTTCGGCGATCTTCATCATGCCACGCGGATCGGATGGTTTCGCAACAACCGAGCGGCTCAACGCGGGCACCTCCCTTATCGGCACCGGGCCCTACAAGTTCAAGGCCTGGCGTTCTGGCGAGACCCTGGACCTCACGCGCAACGACGACTATTGGGGCACTCGCCCCACCTGGTCGAACGTTTCCTTTCGGATCGTCGAAAGCCCCGCAGCCCGCGTCGCGGCACTTGCCGCCGGCGATGTCGACATCGCGGACTTCGTCCCCGCTCGGGATGTCGAGACACTGAAACAGAGAGGCGCGAAGGTCGAAAGCGTGCCCGCCGCGCGATTGAACTTCTTCCAGTTCGAACTCGGCAAGAAAGACGTGCCGGGGGTGACCGACAAGTCGGATAAGGCCATCCCGAACCCCTTCCGCGACGCCCGGGTGCGCAGGGCACTTGCGATGGCCGTGGACCGCGGCGTCATTGTCGACAAGATTCTCTCCGGCTACGGCACCGCCGCCGCGCAATTTTTCCCCAACGGGCTGGCGGGCACGTCCGCAAACCTTACGCCGCAGCCGGCACGTTACGAGGAAGCCAAGGCACTGCTTGTGGAAGCAGGATTCCCCAATGGCTTCAAGGTGGCGCTCAACGGGCCAGCGGGCCGCTATCCCGGTGACGGCGAGTCGCTGCAAGCCGTTGCCCAGAGCTGGGCACGTATCGGCGTAACCGCGCGGCCCACCGGCGTTCCCTTTTCCGTGTTCAATACGAAGCGCGCCGCCGGCGAATACAGCATCTGGTATGGAGGATGCTCTGGCGAGGCAGTGGATGTCTGCCTGGAGGCGGTGCTGAAATCGCCCGATAGCGCGACCGGCGCGGGCGCGCTCAATTTCGGGCAATACCGCAATCCGGCCTATGACGAGAGGCTCGACAAGGCCCGGACGGTGGATGCTGGCCCTGAGCGCGACAAGGCGCTGGCGGACCTGACGGATTTCGTGATGAGCGACGAGCCGATCATCCCGCTCTACCATTTTCACCATATCTCCGGTTATGGCCCGCGCGTGAACGCTTATCTCATGCATCCGCGTGGCTGGACGACGGCCATGCAGGCGAAGCCGGCTGCGAACTGA
- a CDS encoding Peptide/nickel transport system permease protein: MALLKVIAGRLYQALLLLAVMSLVGFVGIHSVGNPVYNIVNIDTATPEDIRRATEMLGLDQPLWRQYFVFIQNLATGSFGISYIYHQPAFDLVLSKLPATFELAAFAMMTAAVTGTGLGLLAGTRPGTRVDRIIVAATVYALSVPSFWLSMMLILIGAVTIGWFPSGGRGSTVELLGWDWSFLTADGLRHLVLPALALAIPNIALIARLARAGTVEVQRADFVRFCLAKGISDRRILFRHTLPNISLPIITIVGLQFGGMLAFAVVVESIFAWPGVGKLLIDSIQLLDRPVVVATLTLVALTFVILNAVVDLLYAVLDPRVRISA; this comes from the coding sequence ATGGCATTGCTCAAGGTCATCGCGGGGAGGCTTTATCAGGCCCTCCTCCTGCTTGCCGTGATGTCCCTGGTCGGGTTCGTCGGCATCCACAGTGTCGGCAACCCGGTCTACAATATTGTCAACATCGACACGGCCACGCCGGAGGACATCAGACGGGCGACCGAAATGCTGGGTTTGGACCAGCCGCTGTGGCGCCAATATTTCGTTTTTATTCAGAATCTTGCCACTGGCAGCTTCGGAATTTCCTACATCTACCATCAGCCTGCCTTCGATCTCGTGCTCAGCAAGCTGCCCGCCACTTTCGAACTTGCCGCCTTCGCGATGATGACTGCGGCAGTGACAGGCACAGGGCTCGGATTGCTCGCGGGGACCCGGCCGGGAACCCGCGTCGATCGCATCATTGTTGCAGCAACCGTCTATGCCTTGAGCGTTCCGTCGTTCTGGCTCAGCATGATGCTCATTCTCATTGGTGCGGTCACGATCGGATGGTTTCCGTCTGGGGGTAGAGGCAGTACCGTCGAACTCCTCGGATGGGACTGGAGTTTCCTGACTGCCGACGGGCTGAGGCATCTGGTCCTGCCCGCCCTTGCCCTCGCCATTCCCAACATAGCGCTGATCGCCCGGCTCGCGCGCGCCGGCACGGTCGAGGTGCAGAGGGCGGACTTCGTGCGCTTTTGCCTCGCCAAGGGCATTTCCGACCGGCGCATCTTGTTCAGGCACACGCTGCCCAATATCAGCCTGCCGATCATCACCATCGTCGGGTTGCAGTTCGGTGGGATGCTGGCATTTGCGGTGGTGGTGGAAAGCATTTTCGCCTGGCCGGGTGTCGGCAAGCTGTTGATCGATTCAATCCAGCTTCTCGACCGGCCCGTCGTGGTGGCGACGCTGACCCTGGTTGCCCTCACCTTTGTCATCCTCAACGCCGTCGTCGACCTGCTTTATGCCGTGCTCGATCCGCGCGTCCGTATCTCAGCCTGA